The genomic stretch AAGTTCGCCGACTCAGGCGTGCCGGAATTGGTCGATATGCTGGTGCAAGCCGGGGCTTCGCGCACCCGATTGAAGGCGAAGATGGCCGGCGGCGCCCGTATGTTCAGCTTTGAAGACAGTGCCAAAAGCATCGGCCTGCGCAACATCGAGGCCTGCAAGGAGGCTTTGCGCAAGCTCGGCATCCCGCTCGTGGCTGAGGATACAGGAGGGAGTCATGGCCGGACGATCGAGGCCTTTCCCGATACGGGCGTCCTTGAGGTGAGGACGGTATCGAAACCGATCATTCGAATCTGATGAAGAAGGTCAAGAAGCGAAAAAAACGCCCTGCCGCGGGAGCATTGCGGCAGGGCGCTATTTTTTGCTTTTGCGTTGGCCTGTTAAACCGATTCCTGGGCGGGACGGTTTGTGCTCGTATCGACACCGCTTCGCTTGATCACGCCGCGCGGACAGGCGCTGGCGCATTCGCCGCAACGGATGCAGGCGGCATCGGCGATGGGGGCCACCTGGGACTCTTTGTAGCTGACGATGGGGATTTGCATGGGACATTTGCGTTCACAGATCCGGCATTCCTTGCAGTCTGCGGCGATGGTCATGGCACCGGCGCGACCGCGCAGGGCAGCCACCCAACTGGACATGACGCCCATGGGGCAGATGACGCACCAGGAGCGGGTCTTGTAGAGGATGCCCAGAACGAGCCCGATGGTCCCCGAGATAATGCCCATGGTGATGAAGACAGAACCGATCTTGTAGAGGTCGCCGCCGGTCAGGCTGAGCCGCCAGATAAAGGCAGACATGAAAACGGCGAAGAAGATGTTGCGGGCATGTTTCGATTTCAGCCAGGCGGGTACAGGCTTTTTCCGGTTGAAACCGAGGAATTTGTCGTAAAGGAGGCCGCGGGGACAGAGGGACCCGCACCATTTGCGTCCGTCCGAGGCGGCGAGGACCATGGCTGTGCCCATGCAGAGGGCCATTGCGTAGCCGAAGATAGGATAGTAGAGACCCAGGGAGAGATAGGCCAGCGGGATGAGGAAGGCGATGCTCTTATACTTCTGTTGCACAGTTATACCTCCTTCTTTTGATGTCGTCGATATTATAGCACCATCATGCTTGTACTGTATAGGGGTATGGGGTATGTTTTTTTAGGAAATTCGTTTTTCAAGGAGACGTCGTACCTCAACAGGGGAGAGGAGCCTTAAAAAAGATAAGGCCGGAATGCGCTTTTATCGCATCCGGCTTCATGTTGTGACAGGTTCCGATGAGGCTTTCAGGCTTCGGGACTCCGATTATTTCCGATTCTCTTTATTTTTGGATTCTGTCCGATTCTGATTACCGTTGGAGACGCGCTGCGATCACCCGGGCCACATGGACACCGCTGGCGCTGGCCTGGGAAAGGCCACGGGTCACGCCGGCGCCGTCGCCGATAGCGAACATGTTGGCGATCTGCGTCTCCAACTGATGGGTCAACTTCAGGCGAGAGCTGTAGAACTTCACCTCTACGCCGTAGAGCAGGGTGTCATTGTTGGCCATGCCCGGGGCGATCTTGTCGAGGGCGTAGATCATCTCAACGATG from Heliomicrobium modesticaldum Ice1 encodes the following:
- a CDS encoding chemotaxis protein CheD, which encodes MAVIKVGIADSNIAKAPDSICTLGLGSCVGVTLFDDVRKIAGMVHVMLPSTELARTSTYKKAKFADSGVPELVDMLVQAGASRTRLKAKMAGGARMFSFEDSAKSIGLRNIEACKEALRKLGIPLVAEDTGGSHGRTIEAFPDTGVLEVRTVSKPIIRI
- a CDS encoding 4Fe-4S binding protein, which encodes MQQKYKSIAFLIPLAYLSLGLYYPIFGYAMALCMGTAMVLAASDGRKWCGSLCPRGLLYDKFLGFNRKKPVPAWLKSKHARNIFFAVFMSAFIWRLSLTGGDLYKIGSVFITMGIISGTIGLVLGILYKTRSWCVICPMGVMSSWVAALRGRAGAMTIAADCKECRICERKCPMQIPIVSYKESQVAPIADAACIRCGECASACPRGVIKRSGVDTSTNRPAQESV